In Primulina eburnea isolate SZY01 chromosome 3, ASM2296580v1, whole genome shotgun sequence, one DNA window encodes the following:
- the LOC140826045 gene encoding WUSCHEL-related homeobox 11-like, which translates to MGDQGQDAGRSRTSYGGEPDQRNEPVRSRWTPKPEQILILESIFNSGMVNPPKDETVRIRKMLEKFGSVGDANVFYWFQNRRSRSRRRQRQLQASLTAMELPQAPPGDTIQFDQINAVTAGFVPGSLSFYSNTSSCLVGSGSSSSSGIGENTCIPHNSHDFYSFSDHSGQQELEHNPMFCHSDASSLHYQPGVITVFINGVATEMAKGSLDIKAMFGGDFVLFHSTGVPVQVNEYGFLVQSLQHGESYFLVPRHS; encoded by the exons ATGGGTGATCAAGGGCAAGACGCTGGCCGCTCGAGGACGAGCTACGGCGGCGAGCCCGACCAGAGAAATGAGCCGGTGCGGTCGAGGTGGACCCCGAAACCCGAACAAATCTTGATCCTGGAATCAATCTTCAACAGCGGGATGGTGAATCCCCCCAAAGACGAGACAGTGAGAATCCGGAAGATGCTGGAGAAGTTCGGGTCGGTGGGCGACGCCAATGTCTTCTACTGGTTCCAGAACCGCCGCTCCCGCTCGAGGCGTCGGCAGAGACAACTCCAGGCGAGTCTCACGGCCATGGAGCTGCCGCAGGCCCCGCCAGGCGATACAATTCAGTTCGATCAAATTAACGCTGTCACTGCTGGTTTCGTGCCTGGTTCCTTGTCTTTCTATTCAAACACGAGCTCCTGTTTGGTGGGCTCGGGCTCTTCTTCGTCTTCTGGGATTGGCGAAAACACTTGTATTCCTCATAATTCTCATGATTTCTACTCGTTTTCGGACCATTCGGGCCAGCAAGAACTGGAGCATAACCCCATGTTTTGCCACTCTGATGCTTCCAGTTTGCATTACCAGCCTG GAGTGATTACAGTGTTTATAAATGGAGTAGCAACAGAGATGGCGAAGGGTTCTCTGGATATTAAGGCCATGTTTGGTGGAGATTTTGTGTTGTTTCATTCTACAGGAGTGCCAGTTCAAGTCAATGAGTATGGATTTCTTGTGCAGAGCTTGCAGCATGGTGAAAGCTATTTTCTG GTTCCCAGACATTCATGA
- the LOC140828168 gene encoding protein PHYTOCHROME KINASE SUBSTRATE 4-like: MFTSKETAPRCTAFALNKSSFQDVSFTSYLMMKPKDIAKISQNESGFSINDTELGIFDAHMYFSGIDDPKEVGRQQQKEEKSHDLVTDDQRVPSPVSSVDGYCRNFPQRRSFNATPTASISEASWNSRTGLLMSNPTGVSLKNFPSNDRKRRTFAAKKWLLDRKGNCCIGKKAVQVKEVELEPEKTVLDSIKTGKNIDDEDNHLPSDFLKNHQQKRLSQENNLETTEETLKQRVSAKGRPFIEELRRFSFPIVSTSNRDNVNHMPALKNIGRKSNTSPLEDPPRKSLEVFRAVLDLSSVLEPINLVNGRAGLFDRGSPIVGVTNIDDDIGSDASSDLFEIDSLSAPTSCNSMYCRRDYSVEEYPTFSARRIAISAHGINVTRKVEFDMKSLDEPCSASECYPPAAPSEVSIDWSVATAEGLDKASVTTNISASASEICKADIMEPLQKKEEVGGHCGWRKGNGLLLMGCRQEKAVSVGPHPVKRVAQGHRISS, encoded by the coding sequence ATGTTTACCTCTAAGGAAACTGCCCCTCGGTGTACTGCCTTTGCGCTAAATAAATCTAGCTTTCAAGATGTATCTTTCACCTCGTACCTCATGATGAAACCCAAGGATATTGCAAAAATTTCACAAAATGAGAGCGGATTCTCCATTAATGACACCGAGCTGGGCATTTTTGACGCACATATGTATTTCAGTGGAATCGACGATCCGAAAGAGGTCGGAAGACAGCAGCAGAAAGAAGAGAAGTCTCACGATTTGGTTACTGATGATCAAAGGGTACCGTCACCAGTTTCTTCTGTTGATGGATATTGCAGGAATTTCCCACAGAGAAGATCTTTCAACGCTACTCCTACGGCATCTATATCGGAGGCGAGTTGGAATAGTCGAACCGGGTTGTTGATGTCGAATCCCACTGGAGTTTCTTTGAAGAATTTTCCTTCGAATGATCGCAAGAGAAGGACATTTGCTGCCAAGAAATGGCTTTTGGATAGAAAGGGTAACTGCTGCATTGGCAAGAAAGCTGTCCAGGTTAAGGAGGTTGAGTTGGAGCCAGAAAAAACAGTGCTGGACTCGATCAAAACTGGTAAGAACATCGATGATGAAGACAACCATTTGCCTTCTGACTTCTTAAAAAATCACCAACAGAAGAGGCTCTCACAAGAAAACAATCTCGAGACCACAGAAGAAACACTCAAACAGCGTGTATCAGCTAAAGGGAGGCCTTTTATCGAAGAATTGAGGCGTTTTTCGTTCCCTATAGTAAGCACTTCTAACCGGGATAATGTGAATCATATGCCTGCATTGAAGAATATCGGGAGAAAATCGAATACTAGCCCTCTTGAAGATCCACCCCGCAAGTCTTTGGAAGTTTTTCGTGCAGTTCTTGATCTGTCATCGGTCTTAGAACCGATAAATCTGGTGAATGGTCGAGCAGGCCTTTTTGATCGAGGAAGTCCAATAGTGGGTGTAACGAACATAGATGATGATATTGGGAGCGATGCGAGCTCGGACCTATTCGAGATCGATAGCTTATCAGCTCCAACTTCGTGTAATTCAATGTACTGCAGAAGGGATTATTCAGTGGAGGAATATCCTACATTTAGTGCGAGAAGAATTGCAATATCCGCACATGGCATTAATGTGACACGCAAGGTTGAATTTGACATGAAGAGCCTGGACGAGCCATGTTCGGCTTCTGAGTGTTACCCGCCCGCGGCGCCGAGTGAAGTTAGCATTGACTGGAGCGTGGCCACGGCCGAGGGCCTGGACAAGGCAAGTGTCACTACCAATATCTCAGCCTCCGCCTCAGAAATCTGCAAAGCCGATATCATGGAACCGCTGCAGAAAAAGGAGGAGGTGGGTGGCCACTGCGGGTGGCGGAAGGGAAATGGGCTGCTTCTAATGGGGTGCCGTCAAGAGAAGGCGGTGAGCGTGGGGCCGCATCCGGTTAAGCGTGTGGCACAAGGCCACCGGATTTCGTCTTAG
- the LOC140826037 gene encoding uncharacterized protein has translation MAERGGGDRGGFGRGFGGRGRGGDRGGRGRGGRRPRRETEEEKWVPVTKLGRLVKDGKIKSLEQIYLHSLPIKEYQIIDTLVGPSLKDEVMKIMPVQKQTRAGQRTRFKAFVVVGDGNGHVGLGVKCSKEVATAIRGAIILAKLSVIPVRRGYWGNKIGKPHTVPCKVTGKCGSVTVRMVPAPRGAGIVAARVPKKVLQFAGIDDVFTSSRGSTKTLGNFVKATFDCLLKTYGFLTPDFWRETRFTKSPFQEYTDLLAKPTSKIIHVIEDNEAHAVM, from the exons ATGGCAGAGAGAGGCGGAGGAGATCGTGGCGGTTTTGGACGTGGCTTCGGTGGACGGGGACGCGGCGGTGACAGGGGGGGCCGCGGGCGTGGAGGCCGCCGGCCGCGCCGCGAAACGGAGGAGGAGAAATGGGTGCCAGTGACTAAACTTGGACGATTAGTGAAAGACGGGAAGATCAAATCTCTGGAACAAATCTACCTCCACTCCCTCCCAATCAAAGAGTATCAAATAATCGACACTCTCGTCGGGCCGTCGCTGAAAGACGAGGTGATGAAAATCATGCCGGTTCAGAAGCAGACTCGGGCTGGGCAGAGAACCAGATTCAAGGCGTTTGTCGTGGTTGGGGATGGAAACGGGCACGTGGGATTGGGTGTGAAGTGCTCGAAGGAGGTGGCGACTGCTATACGTGGCGCTATTATATTGGCCAAGCTGTCTGTAATCCCGGTGAGGAGAGGCTATTGGGGGAACAAGATCGGGAAGCCGCACACTGTTCCCTGTAAGGTGACCGGGAAATGTGGGTCTGTTACGGTGCGGATGGTTCCGGCACCCCGAGGGGCTGGTATTGTGGCGGCGCGTGTCCCCAAGAAAGTGCTCCAGTTTGCTGGTATAGATGATGTCTTCACTTCTTCCCGTGGATCGACCAAGACCCTTGGAAACTTTGTCAAG GCAACTTTTGATTGTTTGTTGAAGACATATGGGTTCCTAACTCCCGACTTCTGGAGGGAAACCCGCTTCACAAAGTCGCCCTTCCAAGAGTACACTGATCTATTGGCTAAGCCCACGTCCAAAATCATCCATGTCATAGAGGACAACGAAGCCCATGCTGTTATGTGA
- the LOC140826038 gene encoding protein ZINC INDUCED FACILITATOR 1-like isoform X3: MLGRALTSLLWGLVADKYGRKPIILFGTIIVVILNTLFGLSVNFWMAISTRFILGSLCGILGPMRAYASEICRKEQEALGMSVVSTSWGIGLVIGPAVGGFLAQPAEKYPHIFSKESIFGRFPYFLPCLTISVFALVASIVSCWLPETLHTHHKENIEQDARKAVLEGNSYKSVKQHKIKGSEGSLLLKNRSILKNWPLLSAIMVYCIFQLHDMAYTEIFSLWAVSPRKFGGLSFTTSDVGVVLAITGFGMLIFQLFLYTWVEKTLGTITVSRIGAVISIPLLSSYPFIAGLSGLVLLLVLNCASMLKNVLSISITTCLLVMQNRAVPQEQRGAANGISMSAMSLFKAVGPAAGGSLLSWAQLRQNTNFLPGVHMVFFILNVVEFIGLVMTFKPFLVLPEDEVSNLESDPEMQGSSSIGN; the protein is encoded by the exons ATGTTGGGTAGAGCCTTGACTTCTCTTCTCTGGGGACTGGTTGCTGATAAATATGGTCGAAAACCAATAATACTTTTTGGTACCATCATAGT GGTTATTCTCAACACACTTTTTGGACTGAGTGTAAACTTTTGGATGGCAATTAGCACAAGGTTCATTCTTGGAAGTTTGTGTGGAATACTTGGTCCTATGAGA GCATATGCTTCTGAGATTTGTCGTAAAGAACAAGAAGCTTTGGGGATGTCAGTT GTTAGCACCTCTTGGGGCATTGGCTTGGTCATTGGTCCAGCTGTTGGAGGATTTCTCGCTCAG CCTGCAGAGAAATATCCCCACATCTTTTCTAAGGAATCTATTTTTGGGAG GTTTCCATATTTTTTACCTTGTCTTACAATATCGGTCTTTGCGTTGGTTGCATCAATTGTATCTTGCTGGCTTCCC GAAACGTTGCACACTCATCATAAAGAAAACATAGAACAAGATGCTAGGAAAGCTGTTTTGGAGGGAAATTCCTACAAGTCAGTTAAGCAACATAAAATCAAAGGTTCCGAAGGCAGTCTCCTGTTGAAGAACAGGAGTATTCTTAAAAACTGGCCGTTATTATCTGCTATTATGGTGTATTGTATTTTTCAACTTCATGATATGGCCTACACTGAG ATATTCTCATTGTGGGCTGTCAGCCCAAGGAAGTTTGGAGGATTGAGTTTTACAACGTCAGATGTTGGTGTTGTTCTTGCCATAACAG GATTTGGTATGCTTATCTTTCAGCTCTTTCTATATACTTGGGTGGAGAAGACATTGGGCACCATCACGGTTTCTCGAATTGGAGCT GTTATCTCAATACCATTGCTATCGAGTTATCCCTTTATAGCGGGATTATCTGGTCTGGTTCTTTTGCTTGTGCTTAATTGCGCTTCCATGTTGAAGAATGTTCTCTCT ATATCCATCACGACATGTCTGCTAGTCATGCAAAATCGAGCTGTG CCTCAAGAACAAAGAGGAGCTGCAAATGGCATATCTATGTCCGCCATGTCTCTTTTTAAAGCAGTTGGTCCTGCAGCTGGGGGTTCCTT ACTCTCATGGGCTCAACTCCGCCAAAACACAAACTTTTTACCAG GTGTTCATATGGTCTTCTTTATACTGAATGTAGTTGAATTTATCGGCCTCGTGATGACCTTCAAACCATTTCTGGTCTTACCCGAAGATGAGGTTTCAAATTTAGAATCTGACCCAGAGATGCAAGGGAGTTCATCAAtcggaaattga
- the LOC140826038 gene encoding protein ZINC INDUCED FACILITATOR 1-like isoform X1, which yields MEEHVAREPLLEKQEDFVCYDDCPGCKIEKLKQSDSRIPYKNLTFVWIVTLCAALPISSLFPFLYFMIRDFHIAKREEDISFYAGYVGSSFMLGRALTSLLWGLVADKYGRKPIILFGTIIVVILNTLFGLSVNFWMAISTRFILGSLCGILGPMRAYASEICRKEQEALGMSVVSTSWGIGLVIGPAVGGFLAQPAEKYPHIFSKESIFGRFPYFLPCLTISVFALVASIVSCWLPETLHTHHKENIEQDARKAVLEGNSYKSVKQHKIKGSEGSLLLKNRSILKNWPLLSAIMVYCIFQLHDMAYTEIFSLWAVSPRKFGGLSFTTSDVGVVLAITGFGMLIFQLFLYTWVEKTLGTITVSRIGAVISIPLLSSYPFIAGLSGLVLLLVLNCASMLKNVLSISITTCLLVMQNRAVPQEQRGAANGISMSAMSLFKAVGPAAGGSLLSWAQLRQNTNFLPGVHMVFFILNVVEFIGLVMTFKPFLVLPEDEVSNLESDPEMQGSSSIGN from the exons ATGGAGGAGCATGTTGCTCGTGAACCTCTGCTCGAGAAACAAGAAGATTTCGTATGTTACGATGATTGCCCGGGTTGTAAGATTGAGAAGCTCAAGCAATCTGACAGTCGGATCCCGTATAAGAACCTGACATTTGTTTGGATTGTCACCCTTTGTGCag CTCTGCCAATATCATCTCTCTTTCCGTTCCTTTATTTTATG ATCAGGGACTTTCATATTGCAAAAAGGGAGGAAGATATAAGTTTTTATGCTGGATATGTTG GATCTTCGTTCATGTTGGGTAGAGCCTTGACTTCTCTTCTCTGGGGACTGGTTGCTGATAAATATGGTCGAAAACCAATAATACTTTTTGGTACCATCATAGT GGTTATTCTCAACACACTTTTTGGACTGAGTGTAAACTTTTGGATGGCAATTAGCACAAGGTTCATTCTTGGAAGTTTGTGTGGAATACTTGGTCCTATGAGA GCATATGCTTCTGAGATTTGTCGTAAAGAACAAGAAGCTTTGGGGATGTCAGTT GTTAGCACCTCTTGGGGCATTGGCTTGGTCATTGGTCCAGCTGTTGGAGGATTTCTCGCTCAG CCTGCAGAGAAATATCCCCACATCTTTTCTAAGGAATCTATTTTTGGGAG GTTTCCATATTTTTTACCTTGTCTTACAATATCGGTCTTTGCGTTGGTTGCATCAATTGTATCTTGCTGGCTTCCC GAAACGTTGCACACTCATCATAAAGAAAACATAGAACAAGATGCTAGGAAAGCTGTTTTGGAGGGAAATTCCTACAAGTCAGTTAAGCAACATAAAATCAAAGGTTCCGAAGGCAGTCTCCTGTTGAAGAACAGGAGTATTCTTAAAAACTGGCCGTTATTATCTGCTATTATGGTGTATTGTATTTTTCAACTTCATGATATGGCCTACACTGAG ATATTCTCATTGTGGGCTGTCAGCCCAAGGAAGTTTGGAGGATTGAGTTTTACAACGTCAGATGTTGGTGTTGTTCTTGCCATAACAG GATTTGGTATGCTTATCTTTCAGCTCTTTCTATATACTTGGGTGGAGAAGACATTGGGCACCATCACGGTTTCTCGAATTGGAGCT GTTATCTCAATACCATTGCTATCGAGTTATCCCTTTATAGCGGGATTATCTGGTCTGGTTCTTTTGCTTGTGCTTAATTGCGCTTCCATGTTGAAGAATGTTCTCTCT ATATCCATCACGACATGTCTGCTAGTCATGCAAAATCGAGCTGTG CCTCAAGAACAAAGAGGAGCTGCAAATGGCATATCTATGTCCGCCATGTCTCTTTTTAAAGCAGTTGGTCCTGCAGCTGGGGGTTCCTT ACTCTCATGGGCTCAACTCCGCCAAAACACAAACTTTTTACCAG GTGTTCATATGGTCTTCTTTATACTGAATGTAGTTGAATTTATCGGCCTCGTGATGACCTTCAAACCATTTCTGGTCTTACCCGAAGATGAGGTTTCAAATTTAGAATCTGACCCAGAGATGCAAGGGAGTTCATCAAtcggaaattga
- the LOC140826038 gene encoding protein ZINC INDUCED FACILITATOR 1-like isoform X2, producing MEEHVAREPLLEKQEDFVCYDDCPGCKIEKLKQSDSRIPYKNLTFVWIVTLCAALPISSLFPFLYFMIRDFHIAKREEDISFYAGYVGSSFMLGRALTSLLWGLVADKYGRKPIILFGTIIVVILNTLFGLSVNFWMAISTRFILGSLCGILGPMRAYASEICRKEQEALGMSVVSTSWGIGLVIGPAVGGFLAQPAEKYPHIFSKESIFGRFPYFLPCLTISVFALVASIVSCWLPETLHTHHKENIEQDARKAVLEGNSYKSVKQHKIKGSEGSLLLKNRSILKNWPLLSAIMVYCIFQLHDMAYTEIFSLWAVSPRKFGGLSFTTSDVGVVLAITGFGMLIFQLFLYTWVEKTLGTITVSRIGAVISIPLLSSYPFIAGLSGLVLLLVLNCASMLKNVLSISITTCLLVMQNRAVPQEQRGAANGISMSAMSLFKAVGPAAGGSLLSWAQLRQNTNFLPAYSTQA from the exons ATGGAGGAGCATGTTGCTCGTGAACCTCTGCTCGAGAAACAAGAAGATTTCGTATGTTACGATGATTGCCCGGGTTGTAAGATTGAGAAGCTCAAGCAATCTGACAGTCGGATCCCGTATAAGAACCTGACATTTGTTTGGATTGTCACCCTTTGTGCag CTCTGCCAATATCATCTCTCTTTCCGTTCCTTTATTTTATG ATCAGGGACTTTCATATTGCAAAAAGGGAGGAAGATATAAGTTTTTATGCTGGATATGTTG GATCTTCGTTCATGTTGGGTAGAGCCTTGACTTCTCTTCTCTGGGGACTGGTTGCTGATAAATATGGTCGAAAACCAATAATACTTTTTGGTACCATCATAGT GGTTATTCTCAACACACTTTTTGGACTGAGTGTAAACTTTTGGATGGCAATTAGCACAAGGTTCATTCTTGGAAGTTTGTGTGGAATACTTGGTCCTATGAGA GCATATGCTTCTGAGATTTGTCGTAAAGAACAAGAAGCTTTGGGGATGTCAGTT GTTAGCACCTCTTGGGGCATTGGCTTGGTCATTGGTCCAGCTGTTGGAGGATTTCTCGCTCAG CCTGCAGAGAAATATCCCCACATCTTTTCTAAGGAATCTATTTTTGGGAG GTTTCCATATTTTTTACCTTGTCTTACAATATCGGTCTTTGCGTTGGTTGCATCAATTGTATCTTGCTGGCTTCCC GAAACGTTGCACACTCATCATAAAGAAAACATAGAACAAGATGCTAGGAAAGCTGTTTTGGAGGGAAATTCCTACAAGTCAGTTAAGCAACATAAAATCAAAGGTTCCGAAGGCAGTCTCCTGTTGAAGAACAGGAGTATTCTTAAAAACTGGCCGTTATTATCTGCTATTATGGTGTATTGTATTTTTCAACTTCATGATATGGCCTACACTGAG ATATTCTCATTGTGGGCTGTCAGCCCAAGGAAGTTTGGAGGATTGAGTTTTACAACGTCAGATGTTGGTGTTGTTCTTGCCATAACAG GATTTGGTATGCTTATCTTTCAGCTCTTTCTATATACTTGGGTGGAGAAGACATTGGGCACCATCACGGTTTCTCGAATTGGAGCT GTTATCTCAATACCATTGCTATCGAGTTATCCCTTTATAGCGGGATTATCTGGTCTGGTTCTTTTGCTTGTGCTTAATTGCGCTTCCATGTTGAAGAATGTTCTCTCT ATATCCATCACGACATGTCTGCTAGTCATGCAAAATCGAGCTGTG CCTCAAGAACAAAGAGGAGCTGCAAATGGCATATCTATGTCCGCCATGTCTCTTTTTAAAGCAGTTGGTCCTGCAGCTGGGGGTTCCTT ACTCTCATGGGCTCAACTCCGCCAAAACACAAACTTTTTACCAG CTTATTCTACCCAAGCCTAG